The nucleotide sequence CAAATCTCCATATGGTGCAAGTCGAGAAATACTACAAATTACCTTGTGGGTGAACCTCAAAATTTAATTAACATATGagtgtttattttattttatttttttcatcaaGGGAAAAGAAACCCACGTGTAGTCTACTGGACTACTGGAGTACTGGGCTGTCACGGTCTCACGGACCGGCAGCCCAGGTCTCGGGTCTCGGCAAGGCCGACAAGGGCACTCCACTAGGCCGCCACCTCCCGAACCCCATACGGCCGCCCCTTCCGCTCCTCGCCTCCTCACCTCCGACCGAGTCCCGGCCGGCCGATCCTGACGCCGGCCGCGTGGCTCGCCCCCAAGCCCCAACCGCGTCGTCCGTGAGCTCCCGCTATTAGTGGCAGCTAGTTCCCTCCCTCCGCCCGCTGTCCTGAGCGGTGGGTGATGGAGTTCACTTTCGAGGATGCAGAGGAACTGTGCTCGCTCGTTTCGAGCCAGCAATCCCAAGTCGACGAGAAGCGGAGGTCGGTGTGGTTTCTCCTTCCGGCACACCTCCGATCAGAATTCACTTTCGTTTTCCCACCCTGCTTCACAAAAGATTCGGGGCCCTCTTAATTTGCAGGTGGCTGGATTCGATGATCCTCAAACCGGATGGCTGCATCAGGCGTGCGAAGCGACCCAAGTTTTTGGATGACGTGTAAGTGTGCGCCGACTTCTGGGGCGAGAGTAGTGTTCTAGTTCTGGTTTTTTTTGCTTGGTCCCTTTACTAAATTCTCTGAAGCTTAGTGTTTTATTGCCCAACCGGGCTGGAAATTTATCCATATCACAATGAAATTTGATTTTGCACATTCAATGGTAAATCCATTTTGGGTGGTAATTTTCTCATGCATTATTGTGTTTCTTAAGCACTTCTCGCACTGTAGATGCCATAGCAATGCTTTGATGCATTCTGAAAAGCTGAAAATTATTTTGCTAAATGCTACCATTATGTGTAATGACATCTATCTTGCTCTGAAATGTTTCCCCATCGAACTCTGTTTCCCTAATTTACATCCCCCCTCCTCCCCCGGCACACACACACAAATAACACTCAGGATGCTCAGGATGTATGTAGTGACTATAATAAGTCTAATTGTTAGTTCTCTGCTTATGCAGGTACTTGCCAGAGTCATATATCAGGAGTGAAGAAGTAAGTCTTTAGTACTTTAGAAAGAACTATGTATACCTTAAAGTTTCTTTTACATTCTTACTAACATCAGCTCACGGCTCATGTACTATGTGCACATATGGTTTCTCCTCTCGAGTACATTAGCTGGATACCCACTTATTCAAGTCCCTCCACCTATATGTTTAGGTCTTTAAGGTATTAGCCAAATATGTGAAGTAATCAATATTCTATTTTTCCATGTATAATTTTTACTCAAGAATAAGCCAGGTGTGTACTCAAAGGACTTTATTTCAATAAATAGCTAAATACATAATGCTTAAAACTTATGGAAGAGCACGTCAGCGCCCAGTTAGGAACTATTGCACGTGGTACTCGTGCTATGTATGTTGTTGTTTTGAACATGGTTTCAATTTAATTGTATTTCTCCAAAAATGTTTTTGTTATTGCTATATAAATTTTCCTTACCCTGCAATGAGCTTACAATCATTTTGGAACCATTTATCAGTTTCCTGACTTTCTAGTTAACATAACAGCAATTTCTGCTGCATTATTTCAGTTCAAAACATAAAATGTGAACTTAGTGGGGACATTTTTCAGATATCTTGCGAGAAAGTGAGAGGTAGCATTAAAAAAGTTTGGAGTTCAGAGTGCAATGGCTATACCCATCACTTAGTTCAGGAGGGCCTCCAGCTTTTTAATTTCCAGAAGAAGGAAAATGAACCACTTGGTCCAGAATATCTTGGTGTCATGCAGGACACAATCAGCAAATTGACCTATGAAACACTTCATTCAGTGGCTTGTATCGTCAGTCATAACAGGTTTACTTTTGATAAGACTAGGTCTGTAATGGAAAATCTTGTAAAATCTCACCTTCCAAGTTACTTGGCCAGCTTGGATCAGAAAGACATCGTATGCCAGCTATTCAATATTTTTAGAAATCCATGCAGCTATCGATCTGGTTCTGTGAGGCTTGTCACACCTGTGTCACCACAACTTTTGTCTGCTATCAATCATGCGTTGGATGAGCTTGAAGGAATGCCCACGCAGGGTCTTCTTGCAATGAATAGGAAGATTAGAGGAAAACCGTGTACCCCCAAATTTGGATTAATTGCTCGCTCTTCCACAAGAGCACATATAATCAAAATGGTAAGGAAAAGGTGCAACAAGATTTTAACAAAACTTGAGGAAGGTAATTACCTGCCAAAGAAATTAGCAAAGGCAATGTCAGTGGTGAACCTATATCAGAAGCAAAAGCTGAGAAGCGTGAGTATTTCTCAATCAGAGTTCTTCCCCTTTGCAAAAGAAACTATATCTTTGCAGAATGATATCCTGAATGCCCTTTGGTCACTTCCAAAAATCAAGCATGAGAAGCTGAAATTACTGCGCCCCATACTGGATCATGATTCTAAAGTTGAAAGGATGCACTTAAGAGCAGCTTTGAGGACCTACTTGTCAGAATGTTTGTTTGGATGTGATGATGATCTACCAGATGAGGCCCTCCGAGCCATAGCCTTTATAAATCGGATTTCTAGATGTCAGCATGTTGTGTTAACAGAAGAGAGGAAGGAGGCTGAGGTAGATGCTGTACTGAACTTAAGCAGTCATCTCAAAGCTTTAGCACATTGTTGTATAGAAGAATGTTCATGCGAAGAGTTGATTAGCTTAGGGAATGATTGCTGCAATGAGGATAACGATTTCATACTTTCTGGGACCAACTACTTCAATTTAAGCTCCGAGCAGCAGGAGATGCATGAGCCTTGTCGTTCTAGTAGTTTATTGGGCATTGATATTACGAGATTGAGTTGCTGGGGTGAAACTATTGGCGATACACATAATGTCTCGAGAGCTGAGGATTCTGGTTCCAAATCAGAAGCACTTGGGAAACCATGTGACAGGGCTGAAGACTCTAGAAACACTAGGCATTGCAGAGACAACGAAGCTGTTGACAGTGACATGGAGCCCTATGCAGAGATGTCTGTTGATGCGAACCATTTGAAGAAGCCAAGATGTTCAGAGATTACTGGGATCTGTGATGAAACTTCAATATTGGCCCATTCGATTATTGGGCAGATTTTAGATGAATGGTTGCCTGCGGAGAACAATGAAGTGGACAAGCTGACTAGAGGCCATCTTGGAGGGGGATTGATGCCTCAAGGTCCCCAAGGTACATTGTGAACCATCATCAAACCTTTGtccttttatgatgtgtaatGGGTTTATATAGTTTATACTTCGTAGGTCGTAATCCCTTTGTAAGCTGATGGGTAATGGGTTCCTTGTTTCCTTTGCTAGATGATGATAATAGGCCCGCTAATTCAGCAGAGAACATAGAAGGTGAAATTTTTATTCGTGCTGTGGAACGTGTCTTGCCTAATTTGCCAAAAAGGTAGTCCTTTCTTTTTCCTTTATCCCTCTTGTGCTCAATCATGCTCTATATGATTTTATAACACCTTGCGTTTGTGCAGTTGCATAGACAAAGTCAAGAGGCTAATGAGCTGAGCTAGCAAGTACGGTGAGAACGACCTGCAATGGCCCCAATGGACCCGATACATTTTCCATTTTGTTTCTTCAAACAGCGTTATCGGGCCTGTGTTGAGTGTGACTAAACACTATCTCGTGTACTAAGCACTTCCGTCTGTGGCAAACTTTGACTTTTCTGCATACTGAATGCTATCGGGTATGTAGTGGTAATTGTGCATCCCGTCATCGAAAATATGAACGTGAAGCTAAGGGATTGCGACACGTCAGTCGCCTACGGAGCCGTGGATGGTTCCAGTGATCTCAAGAAGGACGCGATCTTCCTATCTGCGTGTAGTTGTAGATCTGATTATGTACGCGTGGTGTGTGTAGGGTGTGTGTTTGTACATGAACAGATTCTACAGCTAGAGGCTCAAAAAAAAATGAACGTGAAGCTAAGCTCAAGCAATAGCAAGGTTATATAGTTCTGGTACCTACTTGCTGTGAATCCATTATATTCATGTCCAGTGCAACTAGTTCATCCTCAATAATCATAATGAAATTTCAGAGTTATAGTAATCTAACACATTCAACAGTGTTTGAATTCCACTCTACAACCGCCTTGACTAGAAAATGACATTTACCGCAGAGTTTGAATTCCACCTCTAGAACCACCTTGACTAGAAAACATGACATGTATTGTGGTCACACGTCCACAGCATCAGAGTTCGTATATGAGTAAAAACTTGTTACCAGAAACCACCAATGTTGAATAATAGATACTATCTCCATTCTAAATAGTAAGTCattctagcttttctagataaTAGCTTTTGGTATATATCAAGATATACATATTATGTCATACATGATAAAAGAGGAGCTATGTCTAAAAAGGCtagaacaacttacaatttggaactaaAGGAGTAGATGGCAAGGGCAAATTAACTTGATCCTAATGCATATAAAGCGTAAAAAAAAGTATGACAAATCGCTACCACATTCTGTTTACACGATAAACACCAGCTAGCATAACAATATGATAAGCATAGATTATGTCAGATCCTATCCCTTAGTTATAATGCAACGAGCTGATGCCTTTCTCCGGTTGGACCTGAGGCAATGCAATCTAGCTCCCTAAACTTCAAGGAGGCTTCCTTACTCCTAGTACCAATCTCGTCGTTCATAACGCCTGCAGAAAGATGCAAAACAAAGTCAGATACACCTTTACCAAAAACACAAGTTAGATAACTTGTTTCCACATGAAGTTGCAGTTAATAACCTTAATACATTCTATCCTTGTTTAAAGACAACAACCAGTGTTACCACAATAGCAAGAGATAATTAAGAAAGCGGCTCTTTGGAGTTACATTAATACATGCCAACTAAACTAGAAGTAAACGTACCCAGATCGATCATAATCCCTAGAACTTCCCCTTGGTGAACGTGACCTGCGGTGGCTTCTGGAATCATAACTACGAGACCGCCCGGAATCTCGTTCTCTTTCCCTATCATGGTAGCGATCATGGCTTCTTCTGCGGTCATAATCCCTGTCACGGCTGCTGCTGTGGTCTCCTCTGTAGTGATCCCTGCTCGAAGCCCTGGCACGTTCCCCACTCCTTTCCCTGGACCTAGTGTTAAAGAGTACATTAGACCAAGCTTTGAAGACTTCTAGCAGTTCTAGCACTATCATAAATAGAAATACTGAATTGATACTAGCAAGGCTTCAAAAGGACAGGGAAAAATATCACCTTCTGTCATACTCAGCTCGGTCTAACTTCCGCtttttgttcttttcttcctgTACATATAAAAGGGACAGAAACAAGATCGTGTCACGCGCTCACATAAAAACAACCAAACACTAATAAAACTAATCAAGTTTTCAGTAAAGTTAACAAAATCCAGTAAGCTTCACTCAGAATATCACATGATTTATTACAAAAACAAACCTGCAGTTCAGACAATCTCTCGCGTATAAGCATATAACCCATATGAAGTTTCCCTCCAAAATGATCTGCCAGGCGACGGTCACTGTGGGGCAAAAGAGAAATTAGCTATGCTCGTAACTGTAAATAAATTATACATTATCATATAACAAAGTTTATGATAATTTATTAAAGCCTTAAAAAACTACTTCACATGGTAATAATACATAGTACATGTATAATAAACACGCACATTCTTTAGCTGCAAAAGTAATCCTCGTAAAAGTGGGCCCAAAAGCCTGCTGGTGAAAAAGGAGGTACATATGTCCGTCAAAAGCTGAAGAACTGGAAAAAAGAACCCAAACTCTGCCATATCCATGGTCCTAGTAGTACAAGTGGATCCAGCAGCTAAACAAGAGTTTACCTGTCATATACGCTCAAGAATGCTCCACATATGTCGCACAGGCGCAGCTTTTGATCAGTCtaaacaaaaatagaaaaaaaaaaggatatTATTACCATTGAAACAATACCACAAAATACCAATTCTACAATTCTTTCTATACTAAGATTACCAACAAAAAATATGTGAAAAGAGATTTAGCATGTGGAGATTTTAATCAGGTAAACAGTAAACAATAGAATACTAAAAATAAAAAACTCATGATATTCATGAAAAAAGATACAAGGATTTTGAACAAAACTAAAAGGCAATAATGACTTTTTTCACATGGAACGAGCAAGGGCAGTTCACCAAACTTACAATCTGGACATGAGCTGACATTTTTGTTGAGTCTGGAACAGCCTGTGGTCGGGCGCTCAGCTGGTTAGATATGACAAGACAATCCTGTCAGTAAGCTGATAGAATTCTGACAAAGTTAAATATTAAAAGAAAACACCAACCTTCTTCAGAGCTTCTGCCTCATCCAACATTTTTTGAGCTTCATCAACCATCCCATTCTCACCTGTTCAACATAAAATTGAGAGATCACTAGGCACCTCATGATATATGCAAGGAGATGAGGGTAGAACAGCCATACCAATAGAGATTTGCATTTAGCAGTTAAGGGGAGCAAAGTATTGGAAGCAAAAGAAGAGCAAAAGGTAAATACCTAGTTCTTCTGCCTTTTTCAGTTTCTCGTTTATCATTTCTTGTGTCCGTGCATCCGGAGCAGCAGGGGGAACAGGTGTAGTTGTTTGAGTGGCATTTTGAAGAGAATTTATTAAAGAAGCACGGTCTTTGTTAAAAGCTTCAAGTAACATCTTTGCCTGAAATAATATAAGAAAAGAAAACTGATAAATGAGTGACCTTTGTTCTTTTAAAAATAAGAGGATGGTTAAAAATTCAGCTATATAAATACCTGCTCTTCTGCCCTTTGTTCTTTTAGCTTGTCAAGTTCTTCAGTGGCCCGAATTTTTCCCTCGGTGTTACCCTCAAGATCTAGAGTACAAGGTAGATCATACACCAAGATGAAGAATTTAATGTACTGAATGTACGGGGAAGAAGGCTTCAAAAAAATTGCTTTGGCATAAAGTAAACACAGAGAAACCAGAATGGAACTACCAGAGTAAGAAAAATATTCCATAACAAGGATGGGCTTTGGTCCATTATTGCCTAACCATAATAGGCACGATGACAAGAAAATTACTACATGAGTCAATAGAGAAGGTCAGAGCATTTCAGGAAGGTTTGATTGTTCAGATCAAATTTCCATGCGGCCATGCCCCCTTCACAGTGACTTCAGATACTTGAGAaaacactacatgctctaaggaTCTTTTTAAATACATTGCCCTGCTATTTCATTATCATATAATCGTTATTGTTAAAGGAGGTCAAGCAAAAAGGCATTTTTTTAACCATGCGGGCATGCACTAAAACAATAGTGATTATTAGGTTATTGGTGTACTGTAGATAATTGTGATCAAATATGCAAAATActaaaataaacaaatcatacATTTCAAGAACAACATAATATCTTGTCACCGAACAGTTCCCATGTGAAAAGTTTAAATAGACTAGGCTAACTCAAGGCATAAGAAGAAAAACATGCTACTATCAAGCTGCCACAAACATGTCAATCTCCAAATAGCATTAAGCATATAATAGAGTGAGCAAATCATATGTGTGGACACAAACTTCTTTACTGTTGCAATTGTGGCCATGATGGAACACATAAAAAAGCACAGACTACCAAACTTACCAAAAGCATCAATATCCTTCATCTTCTGCCTAATT is from Miscanthus floridulus cultivar M001 chromosome 7, ASM1932011v1, whole genome shotgun sequence and encodes:
- the LOC136467266 gene encoding uncharacterized protein codes for the protein MDAIRKQLDQLMGANRNGDVREVSRKYYDRDVCRLYLAGLCPHDLFQLTKMDMGPCPKLHSLQLRKEYEEAKAKGTDNYDRELEETIERLIVECERKIQRALKRLEEEDSKAAIAISVTEVTQTKEVMELSKQIRQKMKDIDAFDLEGNTEGKIRATEELDKLKEQRAEEQAKMLLEAFNKDRASLINSLQNATQTTTPVPPAAPDARTQEMINEKLKKAEELGENGMVDEAQKMLDEAEALKKLSARPQAVPDSTKMSAHVQITDQKLRLCDICGAFLSVYDSDRRLADHFGGKLHMGYMLIRERLSELQEEKNKKRKLDRAEYDRRSRERSGERARASSRDHYRGDHSSSRDRDYDRRRSHDRYHDRERERDSGRSRSYDSRSHRRSRSPRGSSRDYDRSGRYERRDWY
- the LOC136463762 gene encoding uncharacterized protein, with translation MEFTFEDAEELCSLVSSQQSQVDEKRRWLDSMILKPDGCIRRAKRPKFLDDVYLPESYIRSEEISCEKVRGSIKKVWSSECNGYTHHLVQEGLQLFNFQKKENEPLGPEYLGVMQDTISKLTYETLHSVACIVSHNRFTFDKTRSVMENLVKSHLPSYLASLDQKDIVCQLFNIFRNPCSYRSGSVRLVTPVSPQLLSAINHALDELEGMPTQGLLAMNRKIRGKPCTPKFGLIARSSTRAHIIKMVRKRCNKILTKLEEGNYLPKKLAKAMSVVNLYQKQKLRSVSISQSEFFPFAKETISLQNDILNALWSLPKIKHEKLKLLRPILDHDSKVERMHLRAALRTYLSECLFGCDDDLPDEALRAIAFINRISRCQHVVLTEERKEAEVDAVLNLSSHLKALAHCCIEECSCEELISLGNDCCNEDNDFILSGTNYFNLSSEQQEMHEPCRSSSLLGIDITRLSCWGETIGDTHNVSRAEDSGSKSEALGKPCDRAEDSRNTRHCRDNEAVDSDMEPYAEMSVDANHLKKPRCSEITGICDETSILAHSIIGQILDEWLPAENNEVDKLTRGHLGGGLMPQGPQDDDNRPANSAENIEGEIFIRAVERVLPNLPKSCIDKVKRLMS